The Argentina anserina chromosome 3, drPotAnse1.1, whole genome shotgun sequence genome includes a region encoding these proteins:
- the LOC126787989 gene encoding cytochrome P450 94C1, translating to MACLKSFSSVFGFLFFSFTFLFSMFSMLLYILRLRPWCNCDVCRGFLTSSWTEEFDNFCDWYTHLLRKSSTGTIHVHVLGNIVTTNPENVEHILKTRFDNYPKGKPFTVILGDLLGRGIFNVDGDMWRFQRKMASLELGSVSVRSHALEVVAAEIQSRLIPLLDSVSGKGSNDGVLDLQDVFRRFSFDNICKFSFGLDPGCLELSLPVSKFADAFDLASTLSAQRAMTSSPLLWKIKRFFDVGSEKKLREAVKTIDELAKEMIEERREMGFAAKNDLLSRFMATVDDDQYLRDIVVSFLLAGRDTIASGLTSLFHLLSHHPQVTRAIREELDRVMGRAGATPSFEQMREMHYLHAVLYETMRLFPPVQFDSKFSQEDDVLPDGTFVKSGTRVTYHAYAMGRMGTIWGSDCLEFKPERWLKNGIYSPENSYKYPVFQAGDRVCLGKELALTEMKCVAATLVGRFDIQVTQPGQALRFAPGLTATVRGGLPVRVSERE from the coding sequence ATGGCTTGTTTAAAATCATTCTCTTCCGTTTTCGggttcttgttcttctctttCACTTTTCTCTTCTCTATGTTTTCCATGCTGCTGTATATTCTCCGGCTCCGGCCGTGGTGCAACTGCGACGTGTGCCGGGGGTTCTTGACCTCGAGCTGGACCGAGGAGTTCGACAACTTCTGCGACTGGTACACTCATCTGCTGAGGAAATCTTCCACGGGGACTATCCACGTCCACGTTCTCGGCAACATCGTCACAACCAACCCGGAGAACGTGGAGCACATTCTCAAAACCAGGTTCGACAACTACCCCAAAGGGAAGCCTTTTACCGTGATCCTCGGTGATCTTTTGGGCCGCGGGATTTTCAACGTCGACGGCGACATGTGGCGGTTCCAGCGCAAGATGGCCAGTTTGGAGCTCGGCAGCGTCTCTGTCCGGTCCCACGCGCTTGAGGTCGTCGCCGCCGAGATTCAGTCAAGGCTAATCCCGCTGCTGGACTCAGTATCCGGGAAGGGATCAAACGACGGCGTTTTGGACCTGCAAGACGTGTTCCGGCGATTCTCATTCGACAACATATGCAAATTCTCGTTCGGATTGGACCCGGGTTGTCTCGAGCTCTCTCTGCCCGTTTCGAAATTCGCCGACGCGTTTGACCTGGCGTCAACCCTCTCGGCCCAGCGGGCCATGACGTCATCTCCTTTGTTATGGAAGATCAAGCGATTTTTCGACGTCGGCTCGGAAAAGAAGCTCAGGGAAGCAGTGAAAACCATCGATGAGTTGGCAAAAGAGATGATAGAAGAGCGCCGAGAAATGGGGTTTGCCGCCAAAAACGACCTTTTATCGCGGTTCATGGCCACGGTCGACGACGACCAGTACCTCAGAGACATAGTCGTCAGCTTTCTGTTGGCGGGCCGCGACACCATTGCGTCCGGGTTGACCAGCCTGTTCCATTTACTGTCTCATCACCCGCAAGTGACGCGGGCCATCAGAGAGGAGTTGGATCGGGTCATGGGTCGGGCCGGAGCTACCCCGAGCTTTGAGCAGATGAGGGAAATGCATTACTTGCACGCAGTGCTCTACGAGACAATGAGGCTCTTCCCGCCGGTGCAGTTCGATTCCAAGTTCAGTCAAGAAGACGATGTGTTGCCTGACGGTACTTTTGTCAAGAGCGGGACTAGAGTCACGTACCATGCCTACGCGATGGGGCGGATGGGGACCATTTGGGGTTCCGATTGCCTGGAATTCAAGCCGGAGAGGTGGCTGAAGAATGGGATTTACTCGCCGGAGAATTCCTACAAGTACCCGGTATTTCAGGCCGGGGATAGGGTATGCCTGGGGAAGGAGTTGGCTTTGACGGAGATGAAATGCGTTGCGGCCACACTTGTTGGAAGGTTTGATATTCAGGTTACGCAACCGGGTCAGGCACTCCGGTTCGCGCCGGGTCTCACGGCCACTGTGAGAGGCGGTCTACCAGTTCGAGTTTCAGAGAGGGAATGA